One Ctenopharyngodon idella isolate HZGC_01 chromosome 9, HZGC01, whole genome shotgun sequence DNA window includes the following coding sequences:
- the pms1 gene encoding PMS1 protein homolog 1 isoform X2: protein MCAVDRMLSEINTLDIYTCMWKCQRQANAWAVFWQKSRVSDHRTALMAVLGAASVANMLPVQHHQEQPEISIDGFLPKPGSDLNSTSSYTPDKTFIFVNSRPVHHKEILKLIKQYYTSAQSNNESANRRYPLLMMNITIPASTVDVNLTPDKTEVMLQNKEEVLLAVETMLISLYGYSTGDDNLKTGGNQPSASSVDVPEHTNVVVPTATTDISLKDPELLENSSTNADKQDGELSLSNTANTSSSSISEDWVINRSSSDFDSINSSLPADDVVMNSTADLNCNSPKASKSDSGPGQESEVSAESWSAGRAFSNQITGECLEPVKLHVPKANEDLGGTEPTSTRSSPSKRPTNVIMEKMAKLTAYELISNRSVRQPSSAFSLFEQDTRSQVLQENPRASPQDVTTAVKERWESLGEEDRKKYESKAEKSLNAYNLQRKRATEGGGQCGEGKKQMSAESSLNKAQGVKRKAPLANQQALDKLFSSQPSSKRSLAKLSKPLPFSIATLKQSLNLLSYQNSSSAQGLRLVNRLASHGAWVVLCGRKLMLLNPFRVEEALLFKRLLKNNILPTVRLQTPILLTDGSIGGPEYMDVLLNMEKDSACFNGDIYFTDPRLVANGFEIRMIPGSSSSERHVEVMGMADCMPFFGIGDLREILQAIKVRDAKTVEQCRPLKVANYLESEAVRLARQLPLNLSRADVTNTLCRMKQELEEESQVCIHGRPFFHDLVSIPETEQEALQIMSSSC from the exons ATGTGTGCTGTGGACCGCATGCTTTCAGAAATCAACACCTTGGATATATATACTTGCATGTGGAAGTGCCAACGACAGGCAAACGCATGG GCTGTGTTCTGGCAGAAATCCAGGGTGTCGGATCACCGAACTGCCCTCATGGCCGTGCTCGGAGCGGCCTCCGTAGCCAACATGCTCCCAGTCCAGCATCACCAGGAGCAACCAGAG ATCAGCATCGATGGATTCCTTCCCAAACCGGGCTCAGATTTGAATTCCACCAGCTCCTACACACCTGATAAAACATTCATCTTTGTAAATAGTCGACCTGTGCATCACAAAGAAATACTTAAG CTTATCAAGCAATATTACACCAGTGCTCAATCGAATAATGAATCTGCAAACCGCCGATATCCCCTTTTAATGATGAACATCACCATACCCGCCTCGACGGTGGACGTTAACCTGACACCTGATAAAACTGAAGTGATGCTACAGAATAAG GAAGAAGTCCTGCTGGCGGTGGAGACTATGTTAATCTCCTTGTACGGGTACTCCACTGGTGATGATAATCTCAAAACAGGTGGAAATCAGCCCAGCGCTAGTTCTGTGGATGTACCTGAACACACTAATGTAGTTGTACCTACAGCTACCACAGATATTAGTTTGAAAGACCCAGAATTGCTTGAGAATTCTTCCACAAATGCAGATAAACAAGATGGTGAGCTATCCTTGAGCAACACTGCAAACACCAGCTCCTCTTCGATTTCTGAGGATTGGGTGATCAACAGAAGCTCAAGTGATTTTGACAGTATTAATTCCTCATTACCTGCTGATGATGTTGTAATGAACTCTACAGCTGATCTAAACTGTAACTCCCCAAAGGCGTCTAAGAGTGACAGTGGCCCTGGTCAAGAGAGCGAAGTATCTGCTGAGAGCTGGAGCGCAGGCAGGGCCTTCTCAAATCAAATCACAGGAGAATGCCTAGAACCTGTGAAACTCCATGTCCCAAAAGCAAACGAAGACCTTGGAGGAACTGAGCCCACAAGTACGAGGTCTAGCCCGTCCAAGAGGCCCACTAACGTGATTATGGAGAAAATGGCCAAGCTGACAGCCTACGAGCTGATCAGCAACCGCTCTGTGCGTCAGCCCTCGTCTGCCTTTTCGCTGTTTGAGCAAGACACCAGATCGCAGGTCCTCCAGGAGAACCCAAGAGCCAGTCCTCAGGATGTCACAACTGCTGTGAAAGAGAGATGGGAAAGCCTCGGGGAGGAAGACCGCAAGAA GTATGAAAGCAAGGCAGAAAAGTCTCTGAACGCCTACAACCTTCAAAGGAAGAGGGCAACGGAGGGAGGTGGCCAGTGCGGAGAGGGCAAGAAGCAGATGAGCGCAGAGTCTTCATTGAACAAAGCTCAAGGCGTGAAGCGCAAGGCCCCCCTCGCCAACCAGCAGGCCCTGGACAAACTCTTCTCCTCTCAGCCCTCGAGTAAAAGGAGCCTTGCCAAGCTCTCCAAACCCCTCCCGTTCAGTATTGCAACCCTCAAGCAGAGTCTTAACCTCCTCTCCTACCAGAACAGCTCAAGTGCGCAGGGCCTCAGGCTTGTAAACCGCTTGGCTTCTCACGGTGCCTGGGTCGTTTTATGCGGCAGAAAGCTCATGTTGTTGAACCCGTTTCGAGTGGAGGAGGCCTTGCTGTTTAAAAGACTTCTGAAGAATAATATACTTCCAACCGTGAGGCTGCAGACCCCTATCCTGCTGACAGATGG GTCGATTGGTGGGCCAGAGTACATGGATGTTCTCCTGAACATGGAGAAAGACAGTGCCTGCTTTAATGGAGACATCTACTTCACTGATCCTAGGCTTGTGGCAAATGGTTTTGAGATTAGGATGATTCCAG GTTCCTCGTCTTCTGAGAGGCATGTTGAAGTGATGGGCATGGCTGACTGCATGCCTTTCTTCGGGATAGGAGACCTGAGGGAGATTCTGCAGGCTATAAAGGTCCGGGATGCAAAAACCGTGGAGCAATGTAGACCTCTCAAAGTCGCAAACTACCTAGAG AGTGAGGCTGTGAGACTAGCTAGACAGTTACCTCTAAACCTCTCCAGAGCTGATGTCACAAACACGCTTTGCCGAATGAAACAAGAACTTGAAGAGGAAAGTCAGGTCTGCATTCACGGACGGCCATTTTTTCACGACCTGGTTAGCATTCCTGAAACCGAGCAGGAAGCTTTGCAAATCATGTCTAGTTCTTGTTAA